The DNA window TCCGTACATCGAAGACATCCATGTTATAGGACCGAAGAACACTCACATAGTCCACAAGATCTTCGACATGATGCCGACGAACATAGAATTCGGCGATGAGCTGAAGATGGCTGAATTCTTGAAGGGACTCGGAGAGAGAATGGGTCGTCCGGTGAGTGAAAAGGAACCGATCGTCGACGGATCTTTACCGGATGGAAGCAGAATTAATATAATCTATTCTACGGACGTTAGCTTAAAGGGACCCTCCTTCACGATAAGAAAGTTTACGGCAGTGCCGATCAGCATAACTCAGCTCATAGCTTGGGGGACACTTTCGGCTGAGATAGCCGCTTATCTCTGGCTCTGCTTGGAATACGGGATGAGCATATGGGTGAGCGGTGAAACGGCAAGTGGAAAAACCACGACGCTTAACGCAATGATTCCGTTTATTAAGCCCGACTCGAAGATCTACACTGCTGAAGACACTCCGGAAGTCCAAGTCCCTCATCCGGTCTGGCAGCAGCTTAACACGAGAGAAAGGGGCGAAGTGGGTAGAGTTGATCTGTTCGATTTGCTCAGAGCAGCTTTGAGGAGCAGACCCAACTACATCATAGTCGGAGAGATTAGAGGAAAGGAGGGAGCGATCGCTTTTCAGGCTATGCAGACTGGTCACCCGGTTTTAGCTACCTTTCACGCTGGTAGCGTTAAGAAGTTAATTCAACGTTTAACGGGAGATCCGATCAACGTCCCCATAACTTTCATAGACAACCTGAACGTCGTTTTGATTCAGCAGGCGGTCTACAGAAAGGGACAGTTCCTCAGACGATGTTTGGTCGTTGAGGAGATAGAGGGATATTACGAAGAGATAGGTGGTGTGGTAACGAGATCCGTTTTCGAGTGGGACAGCGTTACGGACACTCACGTCTTCAGAGGACTTTACAACAGCTACGTTCTGGAAAACAAAATCGCTCAAACGGCTGGATTCGACGATCCGAGAAAAATCTACGAGGAGATGGAGCTGAGAGCGAGAATTCTCAGGAGGATGGTCGAGGAGAAGATATTCGACTACTACGAGGTTGTGAAGATCATTTGGAACTTTTACAAAAAAGGAATGGAAGGTTTGCCCTTCAGGTTGTGAGAGCATGAATCTCAGACATCTCGGAATCGATTCGAAGAAGTACGTGAGGTTCATTCTACTGCCGAGTGTAGTAGCCGCTCTGGTAACGTATTTGTTCGTTCTCGTATACGTTCCGAAGCTCAACCTCGGTTTATTTAGCATTCTCTTTTACACGATTCCGATATTCATACTTCTCCCCGGAGTGCTTTATCCGAAAATAATTGAGGTTCGCTTCAAAAACGACATAGAGAACAACATCCACTTTTACATAACCCATCTCGGAGTCCTCTCCATCTCCGAAATTGATAGGAAAGAAATGATGAAGATTCTTTCGGAGAGGAAGGAGTACAAATCCTTAGCTGAGGAGACGAGGAAAATTTACCTTCTCATGGCTAAGTGGAAGACAAGCTTAGCTCAAGCCTGCAGGTTTATAGCGAAAAGAACTCCAAGTAAGATTTTTGCAGACTTCCTCGACAGAATGGCTCACGAGATAGATAGCGGAGAGGACTTCAAAGTGTTTATAAAAAGGGAGCAGAAAGTCGTGATGGACGACTTCGCAACGCTTTACACGGGAAAACTCTACAGCGTGGACATGTTCAAGGAAATTTACGTCTCCATAATCCTATCCCTAAGTTTCTTCGCGGCTTTCGGAATAATAATGCCCTTCCTGACCGGTTTGAACGTTATGCTCATAATGTATTTGATCATAATCTTTTTCTTCATAACGGAGATCGGTGTGATAACGTACTTGAAAGCTGTAGCACCTCAGGATCCTCTCTGGCAGACCTCTGGGGAATACACCGACGTTGACAGAAAGCTGTATAGACTTTTCGCGCTGTCGATGGTAATCTTTCTTGCAGTTTTCACGGCTTTACTCTTTGCGAACTACGTTTACCACTTGATTGATTTGCCCTTCTCGTTCTTAATGGCTATCTCGCTAACGCCCCTCCTAATTCCCGGGTTTGTTGCTAAGAAGGAGGAGGGGATGATCAAGGACAAGGACAAGAATGCACCCTCCTTTATAATGAGTCTCGGAGCTTCTGCTTCGGCGAGGGGTGGAAACATCCTTGAGAGTTTGAAATACCTGACTGCCCATGATTTTGGGGCTTTGACTGAAGACATAAGGGCGCTGTACAAGAGGTTGAAAACGAGGATAAACAAAAGGAGGGCTTGGGAGAAATTCGCCATCTCAACCAACAGCAACCTGATTTACCGATTTACAGACATGTTCGTCGAAGCGTTAAATCTCGGAACAGATCCGATAGATGCGGCGGAAATAATTTCGGAGAACTTTATAGCGATAAACAACCTGAGGGCGAGGAGAGCTCAGTCGGCGAGCTCCTTTGTGGGGATAGCTTATGGAGTGATAATTGGAATCGCTTTTGCTCTCTACATATCTTTCGGCGTCGTCGAAGCTATGAACAACCTCTATTCCTCCCTTCAAATAGCGGGAGAAGTTGTGGGAAGTATACTTCACACGGTCCCGGCGGAAGACCTATCCGTACTTTCGAACCTGATAACCCTCCTGCTTATCGCGCATGCGGTAATGGCTACCTTTGCCATAAAAATAATGGACGGCGGTAGGTTTATGGCTGGATTAATTCATACGGTCGGAATGAGCTGGGTGGCAGCTTTGAGCGGTTACGTAAGTCAAATGGCGATAAAATCTCTGCTCGGAATGGGCGGAATTTAGCGGTAGATAAATTTAATAATATATTCTAAATGATCTTCATCAATTTGTCGAAAATGCTTATATATCATTGTCATGATAATAGTTATAGGTGTTCTTCCATGTTCGAGACGCCCCACTTCATCACTATCGACCCCCACATCCTCAGGAGTATAAATAAAAGTGTTTTGAGAAAAAAAGTGCTTTTTTACCTTTACAGCATTTACCCCAACTATGACTACCTCGCCAACATCTCGAGAAGGGTGAGGAGCGATCCCACAAACGTTCTTGGCTGTTTGAAGGGAATGGGTAACAGGTACAACGGTTCGAGTTCTTTAATAGAGCTCGGACTCGTTGAAGTTGTAGAGAAGGACGGCTACAAGTACTATCGTATAACGGATCTTGGAAGGAAAGTAGTGGAATACGTCAGGGAAGTTTATGGTGATTACATATGATGAAGCTTCTGTACGAGCTTGATTCGATGCTTGACGCTATTTACGGCTACATGGTTCTGAAGGCATACGTATTCTCGTTGAGATTTAACGGCAACTACGCTAACGGTGATTACGCAGAAAGGTGGAAAAAATATATAGAAAAATTTGATAAAAAGGAGCTTAACAAAGCTTGCGAGTCGTTAAAGAATTGCAAAGACGGGAAAGTTCTCGATTTGGTTGATGCGATGGATCGCTCTTCGTACTACGCTTTAATTCATCCTGAACACCCGAACATAACCCTCGGATTTATAAAGGACGCAGATCTCTGGAATCTCTGGCTTGAATCGGGGATTTACAGATACGCGAGGAGTGCTATCGCAGACGTCGTTGGAATTGGCATTGGGGACAAGATCGTTGATTTCGGTTGTGGAAGCGCCTCTCCAAGGTTTTACGCGTCTCTCGTGGGCAGTTCTGGAGCGTATGTAGGGGTGGATTACTCCAAGCCCCTCCTAAACATAGCGGAAAAGAAGTGCAAGAATGAGAATATAATCGATAGAGTTAAGCTAATTCACGCGAAAGCGGAATCGAGGATACACTTCAACAAAAGGTACGACATTGCGGTGATCTCCGCTGTAGCTGAGTATTCGTCTCTTAACGGAATTTTAAGGAATGCTTTAGAGGCTTTGGGGTACGAGGGCAACATCGCTATATTTTCGGAGCTTTTCGTCGATTTGCAGCCGGAAAGGGAAGAGCTTTTTAACCTCTACTATTCTTTGATCCCCGGCTTCACGTCTTTCCCATCTTTAGGAGAAATAAGAGAATTTTTTGAAAAAACCGGGGTGGACTACTCTATAGAAACCTACGGAAACCACCTCGTGGTAATTCAGCTTTGAAGAACTCTCCTAATCTCTTCAGGTATTTTCCTCCTTTTCCAGCTCTTATCTACGCAGACGCAGGAGATTTTTCCCCTTGCGACGACCTCGCTTTTTCTTTTCGCTTCGAATCGAAACGTCACGCTACTCTCTTTCAGCTCCTCGACGAAAACGTCCACGTTTATTTCGTCATCGTACCTCGTTGGAGCGTCAAACTTGCCCTCAGCGTAAACTATGGGAAACGCGTAATCCTCTTGGACGTTCCTGTAGAAGAGCTCAGGCTTTATTCCCCTTTCTCTCAAGAACTCGTCCAGTGCCTCTTTAAAGTAGTTGAAGTAAGAAGCAAAATACGTCACGCCGAAGGGATCCGTTTCTCCGAACCTAACCCTCCTCAAATCAGACCCCTCTTTTTTAGGAAGTCTTCAACGACCGGCAAAACCTTGTCGAGAACTTCTCTCTCTTCTCCGCTGACTCTCAGCATTATCAAAGCGTTTGTATCAGCTGGAGGTGCGACAGCCATTTCTACGCCATCTATTTTCGCATCCCTAACGGCTTTTGCTATTTCCCCCTTTGCAACTATTTTATCTCCAACTTTGAGGAGGTAGCCATGATGCTCCGAATTGGGCAGCTCGAAGTGAAGGACTATCGTCGAGTAATTCTTTCCCTTTTCGAGGGTTTGAACCTTTACTTTTCTTCCTTTGTACTCGAACTCCATGTTTCGAAAGTTAACTTTCCTGGTGAAAAGAGTAATGTTTTTATTCTTCCCTTAAACCATGATTAATAGTGGTGATAAAAATGCCGGAGAAAATGAGAGTAGTCTTATGTGGCTACGATCCGATGCTCGTGAGGGGATACGTGAAAGCGAAGAATGAAGAAGCGCTGTGGTTCTACCTGCCAAAAGAGCTTTACGAAGATTACAAGCTGAAACCGGGAGATAAGGTGAAGGGCGTTGTGGAGAAAATATACGCCGGAAAAACTGGAGAAATTGTAGCTGAGCCTAACGAAGAGTTCGTCTGGGAAACATCGAGGTTCACGGGAATGGCTGTTGTTGTTGACCATGACTTCATAGCCAAATACAAGCTCACGGCTTGGCACTTCTTAGAGCTGACGGTAAATGCGATAATTCAGGACGGAGAAGAGAAGGAAGTTTATCCCGGAGAAACCAAGCAGAGGAAGTTCTGGCCGGATGAAAGACTAAAGCTCCACTACACCCTCGACTACGTTGAGTAAAATGTGGGAAGAAGTTGAAGGTTTCAAACACCTTTTATTTTTGGAAGGTTACGGTTTCTCTTCCAACATTTACGCACTCAGACGCTCTTCCATAGCTTTAATAGATGTTGGAAACGATTACACGGCTTTTTTCGAATTTAAAGAGGAGGTTGGAGAGATCTCTGAAATCGATCAGATTTTCTTAACTCACTCCCACAACGATCACACTCTCGGCTTGCTTGAGCTCTTTAGAGCTTACAAAGACTTCGATAACGTCGAGATTTTCGTTCACGAGCTCATGAAGGATGCGATAGAAAAGAGAGCGAAAACGTTTGGGAAGAAAGTGAAGGTTGTAGGGGTTAGAGGTGGGGAGAACATTAATTTTGGCGGAGAAGAAGCGATAATTCTGAAAACTCCAGGACACACGATAGATTCGCTAAGCCTTTATCTTAAAGAAAAGCAAGCCCTCTTTTCCGGAGATGCGGTCGTTATGAACCCCGTAATTGACGAAAGTCTCGGAGGGAGACTGATCGACTACGTAATTTCGCTGAGGCATTTAAGGAAGGTGGAAATCTCGGCGATTTTTCCAGGGCATGGCTACTACGCTTTGAAAGGTGCGAAGGACATTCTCGATAAGGCTTATTTAAAAGCTATAAGTTTTCTTGATCCGGACAAACCTCTGAAGGATGTCGCTAAAAAAGCATTAGCCCTTGGAATGGTGGAAGAGGCTGAATACGCTTTGGAAAAGCAGTTGGAGTTCGAGTTCGACGAAGAGGCTCTTTTTGGATTGGCGTCGATAAAAGCAGATAAGGGGGAGCTTGAAGTAGTTAAGGGGCTGCTTAAAAACTACGACACGTTCGAGACATACCACATTATCGGAGTAGCAGCTATGAAAGCGGGGAAGTTTGATGAAGCCGCAAATTACCTCAAAAAAGCCCTCGAAATTAAGGAAGATAAGAGTATCAAGCTGCTTCTTGCCACGGCTCTTTATGAAGATGGGAAAGTCGAAGAAGCGATGAAAATCGAGGAGTTTAAATCCATTTTATCGAAAATCAAATAATAAATATTCAAAATA is part of the Ferroglobus placidus DSM 10642 genome and encodes:
- a CDS encoding methyltransferase domain-containing protein, with protein sequence MMKLLYELDSMLDAIYGYMVLKAYVFSLRFNGNYANGDYAERWKKYIEKFDKKELNKACESLKNCKDGKVLDLVDAMDRSSYYALIHPEHPNITLGFIKDADLWNLWLESGIYRYARSAIADVVGIGIGDKIVDFGCGSASPRFYASLVGSSGAYVGVDYSKPLLNIAEKKCKNENIIDRVKLIHAKAESRIHFNKRYDIAVISAVAEYSSLNGILRNALEALGYEGNIAIFSELFVDLQPEREELFNLYYSLIPGFTSFPSLGEIREFFEKTGVDYSIETYGNHLVVIQL
- the flaJ gene encoding archaellar assembly protein FlaJ; translated protein: MNLRHLGIDSKKYVRFILLPSVVAALVTYLFVLVYVPKLNLGLFSILFYTIPIFILLPGVLYPKIIEVRFKNDIENNIHFYITHLGVLSISEIDRKEMMKILSERKEYKSLAEETRKIYLLMAKWKTSLAQACRFIAKRTPSKIFADFLDRMAHEIDSGEDFKVFIKREQKVVMDDFATLYTGKLYSVDMFKEIYVSIILSLSFFAAFGIIMPFLTGLNVMLIMYLIIIFFFITEIGVITYLKAVAPQDPLWQTSGEYTDVDRKLYRLFALSMVIFLAVFTALLFANYVYHLIDLPFSFLMAISLTPLLIPGFVAKKEEGMIKDKDKNAPSFIMSLGASASARGGNILESLKYLTAHDFGALTEDIRALYKRLKTRINKRRAWEKFAISTNSNLIYRFTDMFVEALNLGTDPIDAAEIISENFIAINNLRARRAQSASSFVGIAYGVIIGIAFALYISFGVVEAMNNLYSSLQIAGEVVGSILHTVPAEDLSVLSNLITLLLIAHAVMATFAIKIMDGGRFMAGLIHTVGMSWVAALSGYVSQMAIKSLLGMGGI
- a CDS encoding acyl-CoA thioesterase produces the protein MRRVRFGETDPFGVTYFASYFNYFKEALDEFLRERGIKPELFYRNVQEDYAFPIVYAEGKFDAPTRYDDEINVDVFVEELKESSVTFRFEAKRKSEVVARGKISCVCVDKSWKRRKIPEEIRRVLQS
- a CDS encoding type II/IV secretion system ATPase subunit, translated to MKAVKSDRLDVALKRNPHLKRYLDNFRKREGTIPNFVVQLSRDMKALPRPNLIYPVGDPIFIHIWTDREGKKHYIAIEPRLKSEEDEEKFRAVMDMMLELAPYEKEPQSEEEMEKLIDTLFDRVTEVTESKRPYKKRSRFSLGIEKIPLTYEEAYTFRYLIKREVLGVGPLEPLVRDPYIEDIHVIGPKNTHIVHKIFDMMPTNIEFGDELKMAEFLKGLGERMGRPVSEKEPIVDGSLPDGSRINIIYSTDVSLKGPSFTIRKFTAVPISITQLIAWGTLSAEIAAYLWLCLEYGMSIWVSGETASGKTTTLNAMIPFIKPDSKIYTAEDTPEVQVPHPVWQQLNTRERGEVGRVDLFDLLRAALRSRPNYIIVGEIRGKEGAIAFQAMQTGHPVLATFHAGSVKKLIQRLTGDPINVPITFIDNLNVVLIQQAVYRKGQFLRRCLVVEEIEGYYEEIGGVVTRSVFEWDSVTDTHVFRGLYNSYVLENKIAQTAGFDDPRKIYEEMELRARILRRMVEEKIFDYYEVVKIIWNFYKKGMEGLPFRL
- a CDS encoding helix-turn-helix domain-containing protein, encoding MFETPHFITIDPHILRSINKSVLRKKVLFYLYSIYPNYDYLANISRRVRSDPTNVLGCLKGMGNRYNGSSSLIELGLVEVVEKDGYKYYRITDLGRKVVEYVREVYGDYI
- a CDS encoding MBL fold metallo-hydrolase, with amino-acid sequence MWEEVEGFKHLLFLEGYGFSSNIYALRRSSIALIDVGNDYTAFFEFKEEVGEISEIDQIFLTHSHNDHTLGLLELFRAYKDFDNVEIFVHELMKDAIEKRAKTFGKKVKVVGVRGGENINFGGEEAIILKTPGHTIDSLSLYLKEKQALFSGDAVVMNPVIDESLGGRLIDYVISLRHLRKVEISAIFPGHGYYALKGAKDILDKAYLKAISFLDPDKPLKDVAKKALALGMVEEAEYALEKQLEFEFDEEALFGLASIKADKGELEVVKGLLKNYDTFETYHIIGVAAMKAGKFDEAANYLKKALEIKEDKSIKLLLATALYEDGKVEEAMKIEEFKSILSKIK